A stretch of Haloprofundus halophilus DNA encodes these proteins:
- a CDS encoding DUF7527 domain-containing protein, translated as MDSDVIETVTGWEERPFDGGYAGLSDLAAAGFTGAVSADMAWAFFVNGRVVGVFGGTIESFESAEGTAYTAPDPSLPLLFTMREQGGETRASYYTNETSISEADATLKSGKFTGYIELSENVLSGDYYVVYHGGKSMSAAFVGNNRTLLTGEEAFERADDEVGIFEVKTADVDVVEIPEPEPEPEPAPEESAAEDDQGDVTFGAVGSAESEAATDEPANATDGTANATDAGAEEDSTADRAAVDSESDDRLSGPIAETEEVATETETPTDPTPAEAEAAAHAASEQASDEPASDEPTNADAGGASTGTPEVGRGENDDADGDDSDHQRTDTTAQTHPEPREPSSDSAAVSAGEDANAADGAVDPDVFSEEAEWRNAKSIPALDPEQTEVNEYADDDGRRRRRRRRQAAQTDRTPDEDAAARRSKGGQPRQAAAQKQQPTAASAELEQRLERAVAAKETAETERQQALERLSTVEAEREEQRERADRLAESVERLEETVESLEAKLEAAQAGSDDGSAPERTMGRKEALDGTNLFVRYGTKSGGTLEKAHAGEVDRPEVIENLRLEHHTRFETEGLHVEGESYEEFLEGTVEHGFVKWVVDDLLYEIRDTGNVAAMQELFDAIPKIDRAELGGDVSVQFTENGEEHREQRTFDVVLRDRMGNPLLVADVNDSRAAASEAMMSSLVQNAGQVAETSDSLGASFLVTTSYFEPEALETAADATGGGLLSRGKRKSLVRLTRKRGFHLCLVETRNGDFHLNVPEL; from the coding sequence ATGGACAGCGACGTAATCGAGACAGTCACCGGGTGGGAGGAGCGACCGTTCGACGGCGGGTACGCCGGTCTCTCCGACCTCGCGGCCGCGGGGTTCACCGGGGCCGTCAGCGCCGACATGGCGTGGGCGTTCTTCGTCAATGGCCGCGTCGTCGGCGTCTTCGGGGGTACCATCGAGTCCTTCGAGAGCGCCGAGGGAACCGCCTACACCGCACCGGACCCCTCGCTACCGCTGCTCTTTACGATGCGAGAGCAGGGCGGCGAGACGCGGGCGAGCTACTACACGAACGAGACGTCGATCTCGGAGGCCGACGCCACGCTGAAGTCGGGGAAGTTCACGGGCTACATCGAACTCTCCGAGAACGTGCTCTCGGGCGACTACTACGTCGTCTACCACGGCGGCAAGTCGATGAGCGCGGCGTTCGTCGGCAACAACCGGACGCTCCTGACGGGGGAGGAGGCGTTCGAACGCGCCGACGACGAGGTGGGCATCTTCGAGGTGAAAACCGCCGACGTCGACGTCGTCGAGATTCCGGAGCCCGAGCCGGAACCGGAGCCAGCGCCCGAGGAGTCCGCCGCGGAGGACGACCAGGGAGACGTGACGTTCGGCGCGGTCGGAAGCGCCGAGTCCGAGGCGGCGACCGACGAGCCGGCGAACGCGACGGACGGGACGGCGAACGCGACCGACGCCGGAGCCGAAGAGGACTCGACCGCGGACCGAGCGGCGGTCGATTCGGAGTCGGATGACCGGCTCTCTGGACCCATCGCCGAGACGGAAGAGGTCGCCACCGAGACCGAGACGCCGACGGACCCGACGCCGGCCGAAGCCGAGGCCGCCGCGCACGCAGCCAGCGAGCAGGCGAGCGACGAACCGGCGAGCGACGAACCGACGAATGCTGACGCCGGAGGCGCCTCTACGGGGACTCCCGAAGTCGGCAGGGGCGAGAACGACGACGCCGACGGCGACGACAGCGACCACCAGCGGACCGATACGACCGCCCAGACGCACCCCGAGCCGCGCGAGCCTTCGAGTGACTCCGCGGCCGTGTCCGCGGGCGAGGACGCCAACGCGGCCGACGGTGCCGTGGACCCCGACGTGTTCTCCGAGGAGGCCGAGTGGCGGAACGCGAAGTCGATACCGGCGCTGGACCCCGAACAGACCGAGGTGAACGAGTACGCGGACGACGACGGACGGCGGCGGCGGAGACGTCGTCGACAGGCCGCGCAGACCGACCGCACCCCCGACGAGGACGCCGCCGCGCGGCGCTCGAAGGGCGGTCAGCCCCGGCAGGCGGCCGCGCAGAAGCAGCAACCGACCGCCGCGAGCGCCGAACTCGAACAGCGCCTCGAACGCGCCGTTGCGGCGAAGGAGACCGCCGAGACCGAGCGCCAACAGGCGCTGGAGCGGCTCTCGACGGTCGAAGCCGAACGCGAGGAGCAGCGCGAGCGCGCCGACCGCCTCGCGGAGTCGGTCGAGCGGTTGGAGGAGACGGTCGAGTCGCTCGAAGCGAAACTCGAAGCCGCCCAAGCCGGGAGCGACGACGGGTCCGCGCCCGAGCGGACGATGGGCCGCAAAGAGGCGCTCGACGGGACGAACCTGTTCGTCCGCTACGGAACCAAGAGCGGCGGGACGCTGGAGAAAGCTCACGCGGGCGAGGTCGACCGCCCCGAGGTCATCGAAAATCTTCGGCTCGAGCACCACACGCGCTTCGAGACCGAGGGACTCCACGTCGAAGGGGAGTCCTACGAGGAGTTCCTCGAAGGCACCGTCGAGCACGGTTTCGTGAAGTGGGTCGTCGACGACCTGCTGTACGAGATCCGCGACACTGGCAACGTCGCCGCGATGCAGGAACTGTTCGACGCGATTCCGAAGATAGACCGGGCCGAGCTCGGCGGCGATGTCTCGGTGCAGTTCACCGAGAACGGCGAGGAACACCGCGAACAGCGGACGTTCGACGTGGTGCTGCGCGACCGGATGGGCAACCCGCTTCTGGTCGCCGACGTCAACGACTCGCGGGCGGCGGCGTCGGAGGCGATGATGTCCTCGCTCGTCCAGAACGCCGGACAGGTCGCCGAGACGAGCGACTCGCTGGGCGCGTCGTTCCTCGTGACGACGAGTTACTTCGAGCCGGAAGCGTTAGAGACGGCCGCCGACGCGACGGGCGGTGGACTGCTCAGTCGCGGCAAGCGAAAGAGTCTGGTCCGACTCACCAGAAAGCGGGGATTCCACCTCTGTCTCGTCGAGACCCGTAACGGCGACTTCCATCTGAACGTTCCGGAGCTCTGA
- a CDS encoding adenylosuccinate synthase: MTVTIVGSQLGDEGKGALVDLWGGDADVVVRYQGGDNAGHTVVEDGTEYKLSLVPSGAVRDKIGVLGNGCVVNPETLFEEMDALRERGLDPDVRVAKRAHVILPYHRRLDGIEEEAKADSGVKVGTTGRGIGPTYEDKAGRRGIRVGDLLDPEILRDRLEYVVPQKRAIVEDVYGLEAGDELDVDALHERCTEYGRRLAEEGMLVDCGDFLYRRRDEGDNVMFEGAQGTLIDIDHGNYPYVTSSNPTAGGAAVGSGVGPTVVGRGEVVGIVKAYLSRVGEGPLPTELDGDEREEELADFIREKGGEFGTVTGRPRRIGWLDVPMLRHASRTSGFTGIAVNHVDVLAGLDELKVGHAYELDGEEIRTIPSTTDEWARCDPVLKEFEPWPEVDWSDVAEAGYEAIPEAARDYLDYLSEQVDAPVYAVGVGPDREQSVELANPFESQ; the protein is encoded by the coding sequence ATGACTGTCACAATCGTCGGCTCGCAGTTGGGCGACGAAGGCAAGGGCGCGCTCGTCGACCTCTGGGGCGGCGACGCCGACGTGGTCGTCCGCTATCAGGGCGGCGACAACGCCGGACACACCGTCGTCGAAGACGGGACCGAGTACAAGCTCTCGTTGGTTCCCAGCGGTGCCGTGCGCGACAAGATCGGCGTTCTCGGGAACGGCTGCGTCGTCAACCCCGAGACGCTGTTCGAGGAGATGGACGCGCTACGCGAGCGCGGCCTCGACCCCGACGTTCGCGTCGCCAAGCGAGCGCACGTCATCCTCCCGTATCACCGCCGACTCGACGGCATCGAGGAGGAGGCGAAGGCCGACTCGGGCGTGAAGGTCGGCACGACCGGCCGCGGCATCGGCCCGACGTACGAGGACAAGGCGGGCCGCCGCGGTATCCGCGTCGGCGACCTGCTCGACCCCGAGATTCTGCGCGACAGACTGGAGTACGTCGTCCCGCAGAAGCGCGCCATCGTCGAGGACGTCTACGGACTCGAAGCCGGCGACGAACTCGACGTCGACGCGCTCCACGAGCGGTGCACCGAGTACGGCCGCCGACTCGCCGAGGAGGGGATGCTCGTCGACTGCGGCGACTTCCTCTACCGCCGCCGCGACGAGGGCGACAACGTGATGTTCGAGGGCGCGCAGGGCACGCTCATCGACATCGACCACGGCAACTACCCGTACGTCACCTCCTCGAACCCGACGGCCGGCGGCGCGGCCGTCGGTTCGGGCGTCGGGCCGACCGTCGTCGGCCGCGGCGAAGTCGTCGGCATCGTCAAAGCGTACCTCTCGCGCGTCGGCGAGGGGCCGCTGCCGACGGAGCTCGACGGCGACGAGCGCGAGGAGGAACTCGCCGACTTCATCCGCGAGAAGGGCGGCGAGTTCGGCACCGTCACCGGTCGTCCGCGCCGCATCGGCTGGCTCGACGTGCCGATGCTCCGCCACGCCTCGCGCACGAGCGGTTTCACCGGTATCGCCGTCAACCACGTCGACGTGCTCGCCGGCCTGGACGAACTGAAGGTCGGCCACGCCTACGAACTCGACGGCGAGGAGATTCGTACGATTCCCTCGACGACCGACGAGTGGGCGCGCTGTGACCCCGTGCTCAAGGAGTTCGAGCCGTGGCCGGAGGTCGACTGGAGCGACGTCGCCGAAGCGGGGTACGAGGCCATCCCCGAGGCCGCCCGCGACTACCTCGACTACCTGAGCGAGCAGGTCGACGCGCCCGTCTACGCCGTCGGCGTCGGTCCGGACCGCGAGCAGTCGGTCGAACTGGCGAACCCGTTCGAGTCGCAGTAG
- a CDS encoding phosphatase PAP2 family protein — MNAFRLVDLSETVREAIPPELVDWFVPLTELGGVAFSVGFLCLLYWLTDRERAATLTALVLGGAALVVGLKGAFALPRPPVETALVVETGYGFPSGHAVIATVLYGGLAALVDAGRRAVRYAAAAALVLVVSLSRVVIGVHYVGDVLAGVALAAAFLWIALRITRREPSRAFVLAAGLGAVGYALAGPTVNAVTVFGAAVGGALAWYALEPTARPASRLEGATLALVGLPAVVGIRVATEAVGTLFPAVFALSVLLVGFVVAFPVVVTELGGKTGVASR, encoded by the coding sequence GTGAACGCGTTTCGCCTCGTCGACCTCTCGGAGACGGTTCGGGAGGCGATTCCCCCGGAACTGGTCGACTGGTTCGTCCCGCTGACGGAACTCGGCGGCGTCGCCTTCTCGGTCGGGTTCCTCTGTCTGCTGTACTGGCTCACCGACCGCGAGCGAGCGGCGACGCTGACGGCGCTCGTTCTCGGCGGGGCGGCGCTAGTCGTCGGACTGAAGGGCGCGTTCGCGCTCCCGCGGCCGCCGGTGGAGACGGCGCTGGTCGTCGAAACGGGCTACGGGTTCCCGAGCGGGCACGCCGTCATCGCAACGGTGCTGTACGGCGGTCTCGCGGCGCTCGTCGACGCCGGTCGTCGCGCGGTTCGCTACGCGGCCGCCGCCGCGCTCGTCCTCGTCGTCTCGCTGTCGCGGGTCGTCATCGGCGTCCACTACGTCGGCGACGTGCTCGCGGGCGTGGCGTTGGCGGCGGCGTTTCTGTGGATCGCACTCCGAATCACCCGGAGAGAACCCTCGCGGGCGTTCGTCCTCGCGGCCGGTCTCGGCGCGGTCGGTTACGCGCTCGCCGGGCCGACAGTCAACGCCGTGACTGTCTTCGGCGCGGCGGTCGGCGGCGCGCTGGCGTGGTACGCGCTCGAACCGACCGCGCGCCCGGCCTCTCGACTAGAAGGGGCGACGCTCGCGCTCGTCGGCCTTCCCGCGGTCGTCGGCATCCGCGTCGCCACCGAGGCGGTCGGGACGCTCTTTCCGGCGGTGTTCGCACTCAGCGTGCTGCTGGTCGGGTTCGTCGTCGCGTTTCCGGTGGTCGTCACGGAGCTCGGTGGGAAGACGGGCGTCGCGTCCCGTTGA
- a CDS encoding methytransferase partner Trm112 — protein sequence MKESLMDILCDPLDKSDLELEVDERDDDEILEGRLIGTETGEVYPIEDGIPNLLPPDMRDD from the coding sequence ATGAAGGAATCCCTCATGGACATTCTCTGCGACCCGCTCGACAAGAGCGACCTCGAACTGGAAGTCGACGAGCGAGACGACGACGAGATACTCGAAGGCCGACTCATCGGGACGGAGACGGGCGAGGTGTACCCCATCGAGGACGGCATCCCGAACCTGCTGCCGCCGGATATGCGCGACGACTGA
- a CDS encoding DUF7524 family protein: MSQTLPVEVNGERLHAVDAPSEFTTAGSFVVDLVNRGEAVHVHLRLGEALSRVARLDGGNHYVERGTNLPIHIAVDESLDRSVTDTVEISAGYGAEKTTVSVTVEPPEDDPGVDVDERLSRPPTAEQTSKSGTTTGAGTLDDVRDSVGDVGVLPLVGVGVVALTVALGVGLVLNSPVVFVAVGVVLGVALSFAASELR; this comes from the coding sequence ATGTCACAGACGCTCCCCGTCGAAGTGAACGGTGAGCGACTCCACGCCGTGGACGCGCCCAGCGAGTTCACGACGGCAGGGTCGTTCGTCGTCGACCTCGTCAACCGCGGCGAGGCGGTCCACGTCCACCTGCGCCTCGGCGAGGCGCTGTCTCGGGTCGCCCGACTCGACGGCGGCAACCACTACGTCGAACGCGGGACGAACCTCCCGATTCACATCGCCGTCGACGAGTCGCTCGACCGAAGCGTGACCGACACCGTCGAGATATCGGCGGGTTACGGTGCGGAGAAGACGACGGTCAGCGTGACGGTCGAACCGCCCGAGGACGACCCCGGCGTCGACGTCGACGAACGCCTCAGTCGCCCGCCGACCGCGGAACAGACGTCGAAATCGGGAACGACGACAGGTGCGGGAACGCTCGACGACGTCCGTGACAGCGTCGGCGACGTGGGCGTCCTCCCGCTCGTCGGCGTCGGCGTCGTCGCGCTGACCGTCGCGCTCGGCGTCGGGTTGGTGCTCAACAGTCCGGTGGTCTTCGTCGCCGTCGGCGTCGTCCTCGGCGTCGCGCTCAGTTTCGCCGCGAGCGAACTCCGCTGA
- a CDS encoding DR2241 family protein, which translates to MRAGQLDALVEAVAADGGVEFDGLNANHRDDGYGFRTPHTERTGLSEAEFREVAESNPWFVSNWFYWTREVGLGDRETGEADSGRRDGASARRAFLRWAERADDHGVPERYEALADGVSREWGQLCVTATVADHGERRYHLRHVADADADLSSLDVYTDPLEARGIATYDERGRYRPLKTAPTLRDGWAFADLDGRALVEAVDVVYPATVPNWYREREGRLDVSHWNETAERQTGIYDVVDELDEEAVEWIAESCCVDSQCLKRRMWDADEETELDADRGDGVFPCREPCSLVVAAARKWTTLEREESRTYEFELTPSEKEQVEEIIDAVADGRTDEIREADVYEGANRYRARFLRAKRFDDEGNLSGTPTDE; encoded by the coding sequence ATGCGCGCCGGACAACTCGACGCGCTCGTCGAAGCCGTAGCGGCCGACGGAGGCGTCGAGTTCGACGGGCTGAACGCGAACCACCGGGACGACGGCTACGGGTTCCGGACCCCGCACACCGAGCGCACCGGCCTCTCCGAGGCCGAGTTCCGCGAGGTGGCCGAGTCGAACCCGTGGTTCGTCTCGAACTGGTTCTACTGGACGCGCGAGGTCGGTCTCGGCGACCGGGAGACGGGTGAGGCCGATTCCGGCCGACGCGACGGCGCCAGCGCGCGCCGCGCGTTCCTCCGATGGGCCGAGCGCGCCGACGACCACGGCGTTCCGGAGCGGTACGAGGCGCTCGCCGACGGCGTCAGCCGCGAGTGGGGACAGCTCTGCGTCACCGCGACCGTCGCCGACCACGGCGAGCGTCGCTACCACCTCCGTCACGTCGCCGACGCCGACGCGGACCTCTCGTCGCTGGATGTGTACACCGACCCCCTGGAGGCCCGCGGCATCGCCACGTACGACGAGAGGGGACGGTACCGACCGCTGAAGACCGCGCCGACGCTCCGCGACGGGTGGGCGTTCGCGGACCTCGACGGTCGGGCGCTCGTCGAGGCGGTCGACGTCGTCTACCCCGCGACCGTTCCGAACTGGTACCGGGAACGGGAGGGTCGTCTCGACGTGAGCCACTGGAACGAGACGGCCGAGCGCCAGACGGGTATCTACGACGTCGTCGACGAACTCGACGAGGAGGCCGTCGAGTGGATTGCGGAGTCCTGTTGCGTCGACTCGCAGTGCCTCAAGCGCCGGATGTGGGACGCCGACGAGGAGACCGAACTCGACGCCGACCGGGGCGACGGCGTCTTCCCGTGCAGAGAACCCTGCTCGCTCGTCGTCGCCGCCGCCCGCAAGTGGACGACGCTCGAGCGCGAGGAGTCGCGGACCTACGAGTTCGAGCTCACGCCGAGCGAGAAAGAACAGGTCGAGGAGATAATCGACGCCGTCGCCGACGGCCGAACCGACGAGATTCGGGAGGCCGACGTGTACGAGGGCGCGAATCGCTACCGAGCGCGGTTCCTGCGGGCGAAGCGTTTCGACGACGAGGGAAACTTGTCGGGGACGCCGACCGACGAGTGA
- a CDS encoding CbiX/SirB N-terminal domain-containing protein: MQALVIVAHGSHLNPDSSAPTYDHADTIRDVGAFDEVKTGFWKEEPSLREVLRTVESDEVFVVPMFISEGYFTEQVIPRELRLDGWDVSEWDSDGLSASHATLTAADTNQRVHYCGPVGTHESMTDVLVRRAESVTGDPEVGAGFGLAVVGHGTERNENSAKAIEYHAERIREMDRFDEVQALYMDEEPEVDDVTEYFESDDVVVVPLFIADGFHTQEDIPEDMGLTDDYRTGYDVPAEVDGHRIWYAGAVGTESLMADVVLERAAEAGADVGDAVETVRERTRGSPAAGD; this comes from the coding sequence ATGCAAGCGCTGGTCATCGTGGCCCACGGGTCTCACCTGAATCCGGATTCGAGCGCCCCGACCTACGACCACGCGGACACCATCCGCGACGTCGGCGCGTTCGACGAGGTGAAGACCGGTTTCTGGAAGGAAGAACCGTCGCTCAGAGAGGTCCTCAGGACCGTGGAGTCCGACGAGGTGTTCGTCGTCCCGATGTTCATCAGCGAGGGCTACTTCACCGAGCAGGTCATCCCCCGCGAGCTTCGCCTCGACGGCTGGGACGTCTCGGAGTGGGACTCCGACGGCCTGAGCGCCAGTCACGCGACGCTCACCGCCGCAGACACGAACCAGCGCGTTCACTACTGCGGTCCCGTCGGCACTCACGAGTCGATGACCGACGTGCTCGTCCGCCGCGCCGAGTCGGTGACGGGCGACCCCGAAGTGGGAGCGGGGTTCGGCCTCGCCGTCGTCGGTCACGGCACCGAGCGCAACGAGAACAGCGCGAAGGCAATCGAGTACCACGCCGAGCGCATCCGCGAGATGGACCGTTTCGACGAGGTGCAGGCGCTGTACATGGACGAAGAGCCCGAGGTCGACGACGTGACGGAGTACTTCGAGAGCGACGACGTGGTGGTGGTCCCGCTGTTCATCGCCGACGGCTTCCACACACAGGAGGACATCCCCGAGGATATGGGACTCACCGACGATTACCGGACGGGATACGACGTGCCCGCCGAGGTCGACGGCCACCGCATCTGGTACGCCGGGGCGGTCGGTACCGAGTCGCTCATGGCCGACGTGGTGCTCGAACGCGCCGCGGAGGCGGGTGCGGACGTCGGTGACGCCGTCGAAACCGTCCGGGAGCGAACGCGGGGGTCGCCCGCGGCGGGTGACTGA
- a CDS encoding DUF7523 family protein produces the protein MSLAADARDAARERPFLLTALRAGVVNYAAAASHLDVDGETDAIATALRRYAEELPPLETEPRDARVTMQSGVGVVDAADAESANGDALLTLGGRAVVAGDGSQTAILATGEVDADALTTVLGRLQTAEIPVDAAATAGGSLLVVVGRRDGVNALQVVEAALEAVSVANTR, from the coding sequence ATGTCACTGGCCGCAGACGCCCGCGACGCCGCCCGCGAGCGACCGTTTCTGTTGACCGCGCTCCGGGCGGGCGTGGTCAACTACGCCGCCGCCGCGTCGCATCTCGACGTCGACGGCGAGACGGACGCTATCGCCACCGCGCTCCGTCGGTACGCCGAGGAGTTGCCGCCGCTGGAGACCGAACCACGGGACGCTCGCGTGACGATGCAGAGCGGAGTCGGCGTCGTCGACGCCGCGGACGCGGAGTCGGCGAACGGAGACGCGTTGCTGACGCTCGGCGGACGAGCGGTCGTCGCCGGCGACGGGTCGCAGACGGCCATCTTGGCCACCGGCGAGGTGGACGCCGACGCGCTGACGACGGTGCTCGGACGGTTACAGACCGCCGAGATTCCGGTCGACGCGGCGGCGACGGCGGGTGGTTCGTTGCTCGTCGTCGTGGGGCGTCGCGACGGCGTGAACGCGCTCCAGGTCGTCGAGGCGGCACTGGAGGCGGTTTCGGTCGCGAACACTCGGTAG
- the gvpO gene encoding gas vesicle protein GvpO, protein MSTTSEDTGSTAEQRGQYDLDGIRQRAASRTEALTERPLDSVHAVEYDDEAERWRTLVDVVERRSVPDTQDILGVYRIEFDGQGNAVAFERLQRYRRGDRISFAH, encoded by the coding sequence ATGAGCACGACAAGCGAAGATACCGGCAGCACGGCAGAACAGCGGGGACAGTACGACCTCGACGGTATCCGGCAGCGCGCAGCCAGCCGCACGGAAGCGCTCACCGAGCGTCCGCTCGACAGCGTTCACGCGGTCGAGTACGACGACGAGGCGGAGCGGTGGCGCACGCTCGTCGACGTGGTAGAGCGACGGTCGGTGCCGGATACGCAAGATATCTTGGGCGTGTACAGAATCGAGTTCGACGGCCAGGGGAACGCGGTGGCGTTCGAGCGACTGCAGCGGTACCGTCGCGGGGACCGGATTTCGTTCGCTCACTGA
- the cysS gene encoding cysteine--tRNA ligase encodes MTLSVTNTLTGEREEFEPGDPDDVLLYVCGLTVSDDAHLGHARVWTHSDVMHRWLAHEGYGVRHVENFTDVNEKIAARAGEEGLGDTEHEVAEHFMASVIEDMRGLNLLRAEVYPRVSEHVPEIIDLIETLVEKGYAYESNGSVYFDVTEFPDYGKLSNQSVEEMEAQGEADERSEKRHPADFALWKADGVGDAAIAEHRKDDRPVDDSTDRGETWESPWGEGRPGWHIECSAMSMTHLGETLDIHVGGHDLVFPHHENEIAQSEAATGRKFARYWLHTGLLETKGEKMSSSLGNFFTVSGALDEFGVDIVRTFYLSTGYGSKQTFSEEAMAEARERWERLERAYETATDRLDSTSARTKVEDDELRATVDEAREEFTRAMNDDFNVREAMAALLELAAGVNRHVERHDEYDYRGLREAVETFEELGGGVFGLAFGDEAGGDVSLADDLVELVLEVRESEREAGNYGRADDLRDRLEAIGVEVQDSDDGPTFRY; translated from the coding sequence ATGACGCTGTCCGTGACCAACACCCTGACGGGCGAACGCGAAGAGTTCGAGCCGGGCGACCCCGACGACGTTTTGCTGTACGTCTGCGGGCTGACGGTCTCGGACGACGCCCACCTCGGCCACGCCCGGGTGTGGACCCACTCGGACGTGATGCACCGCTGGCTGGCCCACGAGGGCTACGGCGTCCGCCACGTCGAGAACTTCACCGACGTGAACGAGAAGATCGCCGCCCGCGCGGGCGAGGAGGGCCTCGGCGACACGGAGCACGAGGTCGCCGAACACTTCATGGCCTCGGTCATCGAGGACATGCGCGGACTCAACCTCCTGCGCGCGGAGGTCTACCCCCGAGTATCGGAGCACGTCCCCGAGATAATCGACCTCATCGAGACGCTCGTCGAGAAGGGCTACGCCTACGAGTCCAATGGTTCGGTGTACTTCGACGTGACCGAGTTCCCCGACTACGGGAAACTCTCGAACCAGAGCGTCGAGGAGATGGAAGCACAGGGCGAAGCCGACGAGCGCAGCGAGAAACGCCACCCCGCCGACTTCGCGCTCTGGAAAGCCGACGGCGTCGGTGACGCCGCCATCGCCGAACACCGGAAGGATGACCGCCCCGTCGACGACTCGACCGACCGCGGCGAGACGTGGGAGTCGCCGTGGGGCGAGGGGCGTCCGGGCTGGCACATCGAGTGCTCGGCGATGTCGATGACGCACCTCGGCGAGACGCTCGACATCCACGTCGGCGGTCACGACCTCGTGTTCCCGCACCACGAGAACGAGATCGCGCAGAGCGAGGCCGCGACGGGGAGAAAATTCGCCCGGTACTGGCTCCACACCGGCTTGCTGGAGACCAAGGGCGAGAAGATGAGTTCGAGCCTCGGCAACTTCTTCACCGTCTCGGGCGCGCTCGACGAGTTCGGTGTCGACATCGTCCGGACGTTCTACCTCTCGACGGGCTACGGCTCGAAACAGACGTTCAGCGAGGAGGCGATGGCCGAAGCCCGAGAGCGCTGGGAGCGGCTGGAGCGCGCCTACGAGACGGCCACCGACCGCCTCGACTCGACCAGTGCGCGGACGAAAGTCGAGGACGACGAACTGCGAGCGACGGTCGACGAGGCGCGCGAGGAGTTCACGCGGGCGATGAACGACGACTTCAACGTCCGCGAGGCGATGGCGGCGCTCCTGGAGCTCGCCGCGGGCGTCAACCGCCACGTCGAGCGTCACGACGAGTACGACTACCGAGGACTGCGAGAGGCCGTCGAGACGTTCGAGGAACTCGGCGGCGGCGTGTTCGGACTCGCCTTCGGCGACGAAGCGGGCGGCGACGTGAGCCTCGCAGACGACCTCGTCGAACTCGTCCTGGAGGTCCGCGAGTCCGAGCGCGAGGCGGGTAACTACGGACGCGCCGACGACCTCCGGGACCGATTGGAGGCCATCGGCGTCGAAGTGCAAGACAGCGACGACGGGCCGACGTTCCGGTACTGA
- a CDS encoding S1C family serine protease gives MKSDIDYERLYEEVIPSVVSIYVAERGPMGGAGSGFVYDRNHVVTNEHVVRGGDGVELRFSDGQWREGEVVGVDAYTDLAVVRVERLPETAVPLPVATENPRPGRPVAALGNPMGLDGSISVGIVSGSSRSMPTSGGFAIPDVVQTDAPINPGNSGGPLVALNGRGESDGGGENGDSTTLSYEVVGVNRAKQGDNIGFAVSPAIVSQVVPGLVEDGSYRHSYLRTRTLDVTPTVARANRLDEPRGVLVVDVAAGPTGGDALRGSRYSRTVRGREVPVGGDVIVGINGRAVNSHEQLMHYLITETRPGEPVEIDVQRDGEAETLRVVLGERPTPGGRRPRRRDGRGERIPID, from the coding sequence ATGAAGTCAGACATCGACTACGAACGGTTGTACGAGGAGGTCATCCCCTCCGTCGTCTCCATCTACGTCGCCGAGCGCGGTCCGATGGGCGGCGCTGGGTCCGGCTTCGTCTACGACCGGAACCACGTCGTGACGAACGAACACGTCGTCCGCGGCGGCGACGGGGTCGAACTCCGGTTCAGCGACGGCCAGTGGCGCGAGGGCGAGGTCGTCGGCGTCGACGCCTACACCGACCTCGCCGTCGTCCGCGTCGAGCGCTTGCCCGAGACGGCCGTACCGCTCCCCGTCGCCACCGAGAACCCGAGACCCGGTCGCCCCGTCGCGGCGCTCGGCAACCCGATGGGGCTCGACGGCTCCATCAGCGTCGGCATCGTCTCCGGGTCGAGTCGGTCGATGCCCACTTCCGGCGGCTTCGCCATTCCGGACGTGGTCCAGACCGACGCGCCCATCAACCCCGGCAACAGCGGCGGGCCGCTCGTGGCGCTGAACGGCCGCGGCGAGTCGGACGGCGGAGGCGAGAACGGCGATTCGACGACGCTCTCCTACGAAGTCGTCGGCGTCAACCGCGCCAAACAGGGCGACAACATCGGCTTCGCCGTCTCGCCGGCCATCGTCTCGCAGGTCGTTCCGGGGCTCGTCGAGGACGGCTCGTACCGCCACTCCTACCTCCGGACGCGGACGCTCGACGTGACCCCCACCGTCGCGCGGGCGAACCGCCTCGACGAGCCTCGGGGAGTGCTCGTCGTCGACGTGGCCGCCGGACCGACCGGCGGCGACGCGCTCCGCGGGTCGCGCTACTCGCGGACCGTCCGCGGGCGGGAAGTGCCGGTCGGCGGCGACGTCATCGTCGGCATCAACGGCCGCGCGGTCAACTCCCACGAGCAGTTGATGCACTACCTCATCACGGAGACGCGCCCGGGCGAACCGGTCGAAATCGACGTGCAGCGTGACGGCGAGGCGGAGACGCTACGCGTGGTTCTCGGTGAGCGCCCGACGCCGGGCGGGAGACGCCCGCGGCGACGCGACGGACGCGGCGAGCGCATCCCCATCGACTGA